CGCCCCCTCACCCACCGGGTCCCCGGGCACCTGCTCCTGGCCGCGGCAGGAGTGATGGCGCCGGGCGGGCTCGACGCCGACCTCGCCGACCGGGCCGGTTTCACCCTGCGCGCCGCCCTTCGCGGCGACGCGGCGACGGCCACCTCCCTGGTCGACGGCCTGGTCGGGTCCGGGCGTGGCCTGACCCCGAGCGGTGACGACGCGCTGTGCGCGGTCCTGCTCGTGCTCCACGGCGTCGGCTCGCTGACCGGCCTGCGGGTCGCGTCCGCCGCCACCTCCGCCCGCCGGCACGCCACGACCAGCCTGTCCGCGTCGCTGCTCGACGCGGCCGCCGGAGGGTATGCCGTCCCGCAGGTCGCCGCGCTCGTCACCGCCGCGCTGCGCGGCGACGAGACCGCGACGGCGACCGCCCTCGAGGACGTGCTGGCCATCGGCCACTCCTCCGGGCGCGACCTCGCCGCCGGCCTGGCCGGCTGCCTGCGCGTCCTCGCCCTGCTGCCCCACGCCGTGCCGCGACCCGCGGCACCCGAACACGCACCCGAACCCGCTGGAAGGGACCTCCCGTGACCGATCTTGTCGAGGTGCGCCGCGGCGCCTACTACGACTCGGTGAGCCTGATGCAGGTCTCCCGGGCCGTCGGTGCGGCCCCGGGCGTCAGCGCGGCGCTCGTGGCCATGGCCACCGAGCTCAACACCGACCTCCTGGCTGGCATGGGCTTCACGCTCGGCGAGCCGGTGGGCCCCAACGACATGCTCGTGGCGATCCGGGGCGAGGACGAGGCCGCCGTCGACGCCGGCCGCTCGGCCCTGGACGCCGCGCTGGCGGGCCTGAAGGCCGCCGGAGCCCAGGCCGGCGGGTTCGGCGACGCCCCGCCGCCGCGCACCCTCGGCTCGGCCGCCGCGGTCACCGGCGCCAACCTGGCGCTGATCTCGGTCCCGGGCCGCAACGCCTTCGTCGACGCCATGGACGCGGTCCGCTCCGGGATGTCGGTCGTGCTCTTCTCCGACAACGTCGGCGTCGAGGAGGAGGTCGCGCTCAAGGACGCCGCCCGGGAGGCCGACGTGCTGGTCATGGGTCCCGACTGCGGCACCGCAGTCGTCGGCGGCGTGGCCCTGGGCTTCGCCAACGCTGCCCGCGCCGGCTCGGTCGGCCTCGTCGCGGCCTCCGGCACCGGCGCCCAGCAGGTCATGTGCCTGCTCGACGCCGCCGGCGTCGGGATGAGCCACTGCCTCGGCGTGGGCGGGCGCGACCTGTCCTCCACCGTGCAGGGACGCTCCACCCGGCAGGCCCTCGCCGCCCTGGCCGCCGACCCGGCCACCGAGTCGGTCATCGTCGTCTCCAAGCCCCCGGCCGCCGAGGTGCTCGAGGACGTCCAGGCGTATGCCGCGTCGCTGGGCAAGCCGGTCCACTGGGCCACCCTGGGCGCGGGCCGCCCCGACCTCACCGCGGCCGTGGAGGCCGCACTGGAGGGCGAGGGGCACGGCATACCGCAGTGGCCGAGCTGGCCGGCCCCCACCCAGGAGTCGCCGGTGCCCGGTGCGCTGCGCGGGCTGTTCTGCGGCGGCACCCTGGC
This genomic stretch from Oryzihumus leptocrescens harbors:
- a CDS encoding FdrA family protein — its product is MTDLVEVRRGAYYDSVSLMQVSRAVGAAPGVSAALVAMATELNTDLLAGMGFTLGEPVGPNDMLVAIRGEDEAAVDAGRSALDAALAGLKAAGAQAGGFGDAPPPRTLGSAAAVTGANLALISVPGRNAFVDAMDAVRSGMSVVLFSDNVGVEEEVALKDAAREADVLVMGPDCGTAVVGGVALGFANAARAGSVGLVAASGTGAQQVMCLLDAAGVGMSHCLGVGGRDLSSTVQGRSTRQALAALAADPATESVIVVSKPPAAEVLEDVQAYAASLGKPVHWATLGAGRPDLTAAVEAALEGEGHGIPQWPSWPAPTQESPVPGALRGLFCGGTLADEAMLVAAEVLGPIRSNIPLSPELALGPDLRSDSHLVIDFGDDGLTQGRAHPMIDPSLRLERIAAEGADPTCGVLLLDLVLGFGSHSDPAGELAEAVEGARKAAADGGRALPVVVSLTGVESDPQGLSACAKTLQAAGASVFLSNAQATRHALSLLADAQA
- a CDS encoding DUF2877 domain-containing protein; protein product: MTPQAPPPSMLGAASPLTWDLLAGREREATVLAAFPTAVYLRAGDHHEVLPVVSSDALMLPTALRLPLPADDLVWGLAAGDTVTLGRGMLRLPGWGIRVVRQWRPAQVRPLTHRVPGHLLLAAAGVMAPGGLDADLADRAGFTLRAALRGDAATATSLVDGLVGSGRGLTPSGDDALCAVLLVLHGVGSLTGLRVASAATSARRHATTSLSASLLDAAAGGYAVPQVAALVTAALRGDETATATALEDVLAIGHSSGRDLAAGLAGCLRVLALLPHAVPRPAAPEHAPEPAGRDLP